The following proteins are co-located in the Pedobacter frigiditerrae genome:
- a CDS encoding response regulator, with protein sequence MKKRILVVESNPDILELISFVLNDAGYEVDLFSNEKKIFDHIVKFQPDAILLDIVQPTVQGTELCRQIKEAEGTSHIPVIVLSTHPHIKKVKEVCADEVIPKPFDIDGLVEIISEQLKSVS encoded by the coding sequence ATGAAAAAGAGAATTTTGGTTGTTGAGAGCAATCCTGATATTTTAGAATTGATATCATTTGTTTTAAATGATGCAGGATATGAGGTAGATTTATTTTCTAATGAGAAGAAAATCTTTGATCATATTGTGAAATTTCAGCCAGACGCTATTTTATTAGACATTGTTCAGCCTACCGTACAAGGAACTGAACTTTGCCGACAGATAAAAGAAGCCGAAGGTACTAGTCATATACCAGTTATCGTACTATCTACGCATCCACACATAAAAAAAGTTAAAGAAGTGTGTGCTGATGAAGTTATTCCAAAACCATTTGATATTGACGGTTTAGTTGAGATTATAAGCGAACAGTTGAAAAGTGTTTCTTAA
- a CDS encoding MATE family efflux transporter: protein MQQSLFTKYKSYYKENLILALPIVGSQIGHMAVHMADSIIVGQFAGTTQLAAVSLVNSLFMLVLVVGLGISYGLTPLIAQANGRQDNNECGRLLSNSLIINIITGLFLYVLIHFGTLALIDNIGQSPDVVFYAKPYLGYLSFSIVPLMIFQTFKQFAEGLGFTLQAMLISIFGNIINIIIGVILVRGMFGFEAMGVKGVGISTLIDRSLMALVMAMYVLRSRNFKIFLKEFKIYAIDKIRSTQIIRIGAPVAMQYIFEISAFSGAAIIIGTIGTAPQAAHQIAINLAAFTYMIASGVASSATIKTGNYLGQKSFTDLRRSAIASYHVVIAFMSFTAVLFVLANTLLPYIYTKDLEVIGIAAQLLIIAGFFQLFDGTQVVGLGILRGIGDVNIPTFITFLSYWIIGIPFGYFLGFHLDFGVKGIWYGLTFGLLTASVLLFLRFQFKTRSLIK from the coding sequence ATGCAACAATCGCTATTTACCAAATATAAATCTTACTATAAAGAAAATTTAATTCTTGCCCTACCAATTGTTGGCTCTCAAATTGGACACATGGCTGTGCACATGGCCGACAGTATTATTGTTGGTCAATTTGCAGGAACAACACAATTGGCAGCTGTTTCTTTGGTTAATAGTTTATTTATGTTGGTTTTAGTTGTAGGCTTGGGTATTTCTTATGGCCTAACTCCTTTAATTGCACAAGCCAATGGCAGGCAAGACAATAACGAATGTGGCAGATTATTATCAAATAGCTTAATCATAAACATAATAACTGGTCTGTTTCTTTATGTACTTATCCATTTTGGCACGTTAGCTTTAATAGATAATATTGGCCAATCTCCAGATGTTGTTTTTTACGCAAAACCATACCTTGGTTACTTATCTTTTTCTATAGTTCCATTAATGATTTTTCAAACCTTTAAGCAGTTTGCTGAAGGTTTAGGTTTTACTTTACAAGCAATGCTGATTTCTATTTTTGGTAACATCATCAACATTATTATTGGAGTAATTTTGGTTAGGGGAATGTTCGGCTTTGAGGCCATGGGCGTTAAAGGAGTTGGAATAAGTACATTAATTGATAGGTCTTTAATGGCGCTAGTAATGGCGATGTATGTTCTAAGGTCAAGAAACTTTAAGATTTTCTTAAAGGAGTTTAAAATTTACGCAATTGATAAAATTAGAAGTACCCAAATCATAAGAATTGGTGCTCCTGTAGCCATGCAATACATTTTCGAAATCAGTGCATTTAGTGGTGCGGCTATTATTATTGGAACAATTGGCACTGCGCCACAAGCAGCTCACCAAATTGCAATTAACTTAGCAGCTTTTACCTATATGATAGCTAGTGGTGTAGCTTCCTCAGCTACTATTAAAACTGGGAATTATTTGGGCCAAAAAAGCTTTACAGACCTACGTCGTTCTGCTATAGCGAGTTACCATGTTGTTATTGCTTTCATGTCTTTTACAGCTGTATTATTTGTTCTGGCTAATACGCTCCTGCCATATATTTATACTAAAGATTTAGAAGTAATCGGCATTGCAGCTCAATTACTAATTATCGCTGGCTTTTTTCAATTATTTGATGGAACTCAAGTGGTTGGTTTAGGTATTTTGCGAGGTATTGGAGATGTAAATATTCCTACATTTATTACCTTTCTTTCTTATTGGATTATTGGTATTCCCTTTGGCTATTTTTTAGGCTTTCATTTAGATTTTGGTGTAAAAGGAATATGGTACGGATTAACTTTTGGTTTATTAACCGCCTCTGTTTTATTGTTTTTAAGGTTTCAATTCAAAACAAGGTCTTTAATAAAATAA
- a CDS encoding ATP-binding protein codes for MNIKRLILEGENVSLDFKKTISNTEKIAKTLVAFANNRGGKLLIGVADDGAIKGVKSEDEERYMITKAAHVFCKPAIEPKFEEVYVDDKIVLVVDIPKSDLKPHYALDENKKWWVYFRVKDKSVLASKIIVDVLKEGNNDNGQLILYTEYEKKLLTYLGEHGRITLKEYSKLIKSAHKKAQKIIVGLILTGVLLPHLSEKEEYFTAADVK; via the coding sequence ATGAATATCAAGAGACTAATTTTAGAAGGCGAAAACGTAAGCTTAGATTTTAAAAAGACCATTAGCAATACTGAAAAAATAGCAAAAACCTTAGTGGCCTTTGCTAATAATCGGGGTGGTAAACTTTTAATTGGCGTGGCTGATGATGGCGCAATAAAAGGTGTTAAATCAGAAGATGAAGAAAGATACATGATTACAAAAGCTGCTCATGTCTTTTGTAAACCTGCAATAGAACCAAAATTTGAAGAAGTTTATGTAGATGATAAAATTGTTTTGGTAGTTGATATCCCTAAAAGCGATTTGAAACCACATTATGCCTTAGATGAGAACAAGAAATGGTGGGTTTACTTTCGAGTTAAGGATAAAAGTGTGCTAGCTAGTAAAATAATTGTTGATGTACTAAAGGAAGGTAATAACGATAATGGTCAACTTATATTGTATACCGAATACGAAAAGAAATTGTTAACCTACCTCGGAGAACATGGCAGAATCACTTTAAAAGAATATAGCAAATTGATTAAAAGTGCTCATAAAAAGGCTCAAAAGATTATTGTCGGATTGATTTTAACAGGAGTTCTTTTACCGCACCTTTCAGAAAAGGAAGAGTATTTTACTGCTGCAGATGTAAAATAA
- a CDS encoding DUF4442 domain-containing protein translates to MIVSERTLKWAMCFYPPLLFQRIWVKRFHPGFLGVDVKISNSFLNRNYNGSIFGGSIYAATDPFYAILFDQLMQRRGFKVRVWLKSASIQYLKPGLTDLHFTLKITDEMIIEAEDALTEKGKFVMAYPMELFNKEGELCATVMNEIYLRTKFPGEKQKVAI, encoded by the coding sequence ATGATAGTTTCAGAAAGAACCCTTAAGTGGGCGATGTGTTTTTATCCACCACTATTATTTCAACGCATTTGGGTTAAAAGGTTTCATCCTGGCTTTTTGGGCGTAGATGTAAAAATCAGCAATAGCTTTTTAAACAGAAACTATAATGGCTCTATTTTTGGAGGCTCTATTTACGCTGCCACAGATCCATTTTATGCTATTTTGTTTGATCAATTAATGCAACGTAGAGGGTTCAAAGTTCGTGTTTGGTTAAAGAGTGCATCTATCCAATATCTTAAGCCTGGTTTAACAGATCTCCATTTTACTTTAAAAATTACTGATGAAATGATAATTGAGGCTGAAGATGCCTTAACCGAAAAAGGAAAATTTGTAATGGCTTACCCAATGGAATTATTTAATAAAGAAGGCGAATTATGTGCTACGGTGATGAACGAAATTTACTTGCGCACAAAATTCCCTGGAGAGAAACAGAAAGTTGCTATTTAA
- a CDS encoding phosphoribosylpyrophosphate synthetase, giving the protein MHIYDTLTAAVADLEKRGYEYDFNLAQDCIECKSLDLQLMPEEFEIDEFYRFEGMTDPGDSSVIYAISSPVGNLKGVIIDAYGAYADNISAELLDKLKMHHDS; this is encoded by the coding sequence ATGCATATATACGATACACTAACTGCTGCAGTAGCCGATCTAGAAAAAAGAGGTTACGAATACGATTTTAATTTAGCTCAAGATTGTATTGAGTGTAAATCTTTAGACCTTCAACTCATGCCCGAAGAATTTGAGATAGATGAATTTTATCGTTTTGAAGGAATGACAGACCCTGGAGATAGTTCAGTTATTTACGCCATTTCATCGCCAGTGGGCAACTTAAAAGGAGTTATAATTGATGCTTATGGTGCTTATGCTGATAATATCTCTGCGGAATTATTGGATAAGTTAAAAATGCATCATGATAGTTGA
- a CDS encoding response regulator transcription factor — MGNAKLLLVEDEPFLAKVVEDSLKQKGYTVSYAADGKKGYNLFLNNKFDLLILDVMLPYTDGFTLAKQIRKNDDNTPILFLTAKTETADLIEGYKSGGNDYLKKPFSLEELFLRVDELLKRNQKQTPINLSEISIGKYNFSYHKQELCIGDDIIKLSNREAGLLLLLYKNKNTLTYRKTALITLWGDDSFFNTRTMDVFITRLRKHLKKDSEVEILNARGIGYKLIC, encoded by the coding sequence ATGGGTAACGCAAAGCTACTTCTTGTTGAAGATGAGCCTTTCTTAGCAAAGGTAGTTGAGGACAGCCTCAAGCAAAAAGGATATACTGTTAGTTATGCAGCTGATGGTAAAAAAGGCTATAACCTCTTCCTGAACAACAAATTTGATCTTTTAATTCTAGATGTTATGCTACCGTATACGGATGGATTTACTTTAGCTAAACAGATTAGAAAAAACGATGACAACACCCCTATATTATTTCTTACCGCGAAAACAGAAACTGCCGATTTAATTGAAGGATACAAAAGTGGAGGTAACGATTACTTAAAAAAACCATTTAGCCTTGAAGAACTATTTCTTCGAGTTGATGAATTATTAAAAAGAAATCAAAAGCAAACCCCAATAAATCTATCCGAAATAAGTATTGGCAAATATAATTTCAGCTACCACAAACAAGAATTATGTATAGGCGATGATATAATTAAATTATCAAATCGTGAAGCAGGATTATTATTACTATTATATAAAAACAAAAATACTTTAACATATAGAAAAACGGCATTAATTACCCTTTGGGGTGATGATAGTTTTTTCAATACGAGAACAATGGATGTTTTTATCACGCGGTTGCGGAAACATCTTAAAAAAGATAGTGAAGTAGAAATTTTAAACGCTAGAGGAATTGGTTATAAATTGATTTGTTAA
- a CDS encoding HAMP domain-containing sensor histidine kinase codes for MQKKIVVILVLMSCCVIGITGLQLYWNYKNYQTVVANFKKDANNALDIAVDREMAQRRAALVLIVKKWLADSTIVRITCDTLNKDHSTAFTMEDVIPYYADEKADKITLGISDFKDKVGKITPKAKTAFINHFGEIVKNDLNQSTVHYYTQGLGHRIENAFKSSKINRSNFNKIYTEELAKRQISTSFKLNTNSAEQKNQFVTHKANTAFRRPYVNTTIWASLENPNSYYLREMKWLMISSLLLITITLLCFYYTIKTLLNQHKLVAIKNEFISNMTHEIHTPLSSIQITTEALQRFNLDKETKEKYLDIILYQTKKLNLLSEEILASAKLENVEFTMNEDIDLNKLILNVIKATVLPENIQLEHKSTEESLFIKGNTVHLSRSITNILENAIKYNSTANPTIEFKIVKSKKGINLSIIDNGPGIADEFKQKIFEQFYRIPTGNVHDIKGYGLGLSYVKKVISRHKGSIIIADNKPFGSIFSINLPING; via the coding sequence ATGCAGAAAAAAATAGTTGTGATATTGGTTTTAATGAGCTGCTGCGTAATTGGCATTACGGGTCTACAGCTCTATTGGAATTATAAAAACTATCAAACTGTTGTTGCAAACTTTAAAAAGGATGCCAATAATGCACTTGATATAGCTGTAGATAGAGAAATGGCTCAAAGAAGAGCTGCTCTAGTATTAATAGTAAAAAAATGGTTAGCCGATTCTACCATTGTAAGGATTACTTGCGACACGCTTAATAAAGATCACAGTACTGCATTTACAATGGAAGATGTTATTCCTTATTATGCAGACGAAAAAGCCGATAAAATCACTTTAGGTATAAGTGATTTTAAAGATAAAGTAGGGAAAATTACTCCAAAAGCGAAAACAGCATTTATAAATCATTTTGGAGAAATTGTAAAAAATGACCTTAATCAATCCACGGTACACTATTATACTCAAGGTTTAGGGCATAGGATTGAAAATGCATTTAAAAGCAGTAAAATTAATCGAAGCAATTTCAATAAAATTTATACAGAGGAACTAGCTAAAAGACAAATATCAACTTCGTTTAAACTTAATACAAATAGTGCAGAGCAAAAGAATCAGTTCGTTACACATAAGGCAAATACTGCATTTAGAAGACCATATGTTAATACAACAATTTGGGCAAGTTTAGAAAATCCAAATAGCTATTATTTAAGAGAAATGAAATGGTTAATGATTTCTTCACTCCTACTTATTACAATTACACTTTTATGTTTTTATTACACCATTAAAACGTTGCTAAATCAGCATAAATTGGTTGCCATAAAGAATGAGTTTATAAGTAACATGACGCACGAAATTCATACACCCTTATCCTCAATTCAAATTACAACTGAGGCTTTGCAAAGATTTAATCTTGATAAAGAAACTAAGGAAAAGTACCTTGATATTATCCTATATCAAACCAAAAAATTAAATCTACTTTCTGAAGAGATTTTGGCTAGTGCGAAACTAGAAAATGTAGAGTTTACAATGAATGAAGATATTGATTTAAATAAGCTAATCCTAAATGTAATAAAAGCTACAGTATTACCAGAAAATATCCAGTTAGAACATAAGTCTACAGAAGAGAGCTTATTTATCAAGGGAAACACAGTGCATTTATCACGTTCTATTACTAACATTTTAGAAAATGCAATTAAATATAATTCAACAGCCAACCCTACAATTGAATTTAAAATAGTAAAAAGTAAAAAAGGAATTAACCTAAGCATAATAGATAATGGCCCTGGCATCGCTGATGAATTTAAACAAAAAATATTTGAACAATTTTATCGTATTCCTACAGGAAATGTTCATGATATAAAAGGATATGGCTTGGGTTTGAGCTATGTTAAAAAGGTAATATCTAGGCACAAAGGCTCAATTATTATAGCTGACAACAAACCATTTGGAAGTATATTTTCAATTAATCTGCCAATTAATGGGTAA
- a CDS encoding fasciclin domain-containing protein — MKKVFLCSAIGVVCLALISSCNLSKADSVPENLVKESDKAVSDVAVAETSVEVGGTMMVPSKNIFDNISNSKDHTTFIAAVKQAGLVEILSSDDLFTVFAPTNQAFSTINKATLDSLMKSEAKADLTKVLTYHIVLGTLKAGDLKDGQELITVQGGKLKVSVKNGKVMVNNANISIADVVSSNGVTHVIDGVLMPK, encoded by the coding sequence ATGAAAAAGGTATTTTTATGCTCAGCTATAGGCGTAGTGTGTTTAGCTTTAATCTCATCTTGTAATTTGTCTAAGGCAGATTCTGTACCAGAAAATTTAGTTAAAGAATCAGATAAAGCAGTTAGTGATGTAGCAGTTGCTGAAACTAGTGTTGAAGTAGGAGGAACAATGATGGTTCCCTCTAAGAACATTTTTGACAATATATCCAATTCCAAAGATCACACAACGTTCATAGCTGCGGTTAAACAAGCTGGATTAGTAGAGATTTTAAGTAGCGACGATTTGTTCACTGTATTTGCACCAACAAACCAAGCTTTTTCGACTATAAATAAAGCCACATTAGATAGTTTAATGAAGTCAGAGGCTAAAGCAGACTTAACCAAAGTGTTAACATATCACATTGTTTTAGGAACATTAAAAGCGGGGGATTTGAAAGATGGCCAGGAATTAATTACTGTACAGGGAGGTAAATTAAAGGTATCTGTTAAGAATGGTAAAGTGATGGTAAACAATGCTAATATATCCATTGCCGATGTTGTTTCTAGTAATGGAGTTACACACGTTATTGATGGTGTTTTAATGCCGAAATAA
- a CDS encoding MFS transporter, translating to MNPSNKRNVTLIIIVAALGYFVDIYDLILFSVVRVASLKSLGVSADDMLSVGASIINSQMFGMLVGGILWGILGDKKGRLSVLFGSIIVYSLANIANGFVTTVPAYIVIRFIAGVGLAGELGAGITLVTESMSKENRGYGTMIVAGVGLFGAVAAALIGGHYAWQTSYFIGGGMGLLLLFLRVGLAESGLFKEAKEANIQRGNMWMLFNNGSRFKKYLCCILIGLPLWFVVGVLITFSPEFGKALGATGVINAGKGIMYCYIGIAVGDVVAGFLCQMLKSRKKVMLIFLLLTAVAIVVYLYSTGLTPDTFIWLSLFLGFASGYWATFVTIASEQFGTNLRATVTTTVPNFVRGSVVAVTLSFQFLKGQYGILQGAMIVGFVCLVIALIALSQLKETFNKDLDYVEV from the coding sequence ATGAACCCATCTAATAAGCGCAACGTAACCCTCATCATTATTGTAGCTGCATTAGGCTATTTTGTAGATATTTATGATTTAATACTTTTTTCTGTAGTTAGAGTTGCTAGCTTAAAAAGTTTGGGTGTTTCTGCAGATGATATGCTGAGTGTTGGGGCCAGTATCATCAATAGTCAAATGTTTGGGATGTTAGTTGGAGGAATTCTTTGGGGCATTTTAGGAGATAAGAAAGGGAGGCTGAGCGTCTTGTTCGGTTCTATTATCGTTTATTCCTTAGCAAATATTGCCAATGGATTTGTTACTACGGTTCCTGCATACATTGTTATCCGCTTTATTGCAGGTGTAGGTTTGGCAGGGGAGCTAGGGGCAGGAATAACACTTGTAACCGAAAGTATGAGTAAAGAAAACAGGGGTTACGGAACGATGATTGTTGCCGGCGTTGGTTTATTCGGTGCGGTTGCAGCAGCCTTAATTGGTGGTCATTATGCTTGGCAAACTAGCTATTTTATAGGTGGCGGAATGGGATTGTTATTATTGTTTTTACGTGTTGGTTTAGCTGAGTCTGGATTATTTAAGGAAGCTAAAGAAGCCAATATACAACGTGGTAACATGTGGATGTTGTTTAATAATGGAAGTAGGTTTAAGAAATATTTATGCTGTATTTTAATCGGTTTGCCACTTTGGTTTGTGGTAGGCGTATTAATTACGTTTTCACCAGAGTTTGGTAAAGCTTTAGGTGCAACAGGGGTTATAAATGCGGGTAAAGGAATCATGTATTGTTACATAGGTATTGCTGTGGGCGATGTGGTTGCAGGATTTTTATGTCAAATGCTAAAATCACGCAAAAAGGTAATGCTAATTTTCTTATTGCTTACCGCCGTTGCAATTGTAGTTTATTTATATTCAACTGGCTTAACGCCAGATACCTTTATATGGTTAAGTTTGTTCTTAGGTTTCGCATCGGGTTATTGGGCAACATTTGTAACAATCGCTTCAGAACAATTTGGAACCAATTTAAGAGCAACCGTTACTACCACTGTTCCTAATTTTGTTCGTGGCTCTGTTGTGGCGGTAACACTTTCATTCCAGTTTTTAAAAGGTCAGTACGGTATTTTACAAGGCGCAATGATAGTTGGTTTTGTGTGTCTAGTTATCGCCTTAATAGCCTTAAGCCAACTTAAAGAAACTTTTAACAAAGACTTAGATTACGTAGAAGTTTAG
- the hemF gene encoding oxygen-dependent coproporphyrinogen oxidase produces the protein MFRDEVALAYQEIQDSICEGLVQADGKAKFQEELWERDGGGGGRTRVMQNGNVIEKGGVNFSAVHGKLPEAVKKAFKVDSDDFFATGVSIVMHPENPFVPIIHMNIRYFEMDEQTRWFGGGIDLTPHYVIPTDARFFHHRLKQTCDSFDTSFYPKFKATADDYFFIKHREETRGVGGIFYDRLKPETANLDFSRILEFSKAVGNTFLPVYTELIDRNRDQEYTEAHKEWQYLRRSRYAEFNLVYDAGTKFGLETNGRIESILMSLPPTAKWNYNPQVLPESEEEKTLNFLKKGIDWV, from the coding sequence ATGTTTAGGGACGAAGTAGCGTTAGCATATCAAGAAATACAGGATAGCATTTGTGAGGGATTGGTTCAGGCAGATGGAAAGGCAAAATTCCAAGAAGAGCTTTGGGAACGTGATGGTGGGGGTGGCGGCCGAACTCGTGTCATGCAAAATGGAAATGTGATAGAGAAGGGCGGCGTTAATTTTTCTGCTGTTCATGGTAAACTTCCTGAAGCTGTAAAAAAGGCATTTAAAGTAGATAGCGATGATTTTTTTGCAACTGGTGTTTCTATTGTCATGCATCCAGAAAATCCTTTCGTACCCATTATTCACATGAACATTCGCTATTTCGAAATGGACGAGCAAACTCGTTGGTTTGGTGGTGGTATCGATTTAACGCCACATTATGTAATCCCCACTGATGCCCGCTTTTTTCATCATCGTTTAAAGCAAACCTGCGATAGTTTTGACACTTCTTTTTATCCGAAATTTAAGGCAACTGCCGATGATTATTTCTTCATTAAACATCGTGAAGAGACAAGAGGAGTGGGTGGTATCTTTTACGACCGTCTAAAACCAGAAACCGCAAATCTAGATTTTAGTCGGATTTTAGAGTTTTCTAAAGCTGTTGGCAATACATTTTTGCCAGTTTATACAGAGCTAATAGACCGTAACCGCGACCAAGAATATACCGAAGCGCATAAAGAGTGGCAGTATTTGCGTCGCAGTCGTTATGCAGAGTTTAATCTAGTTTATGATGCCGGTACCAAGTTCGGTTTAGAAACTAATGGCCGTATAGAAAGTATTTTAATGAGTTTGCCGCCAACTGCAAAATGGAATTACAATCCGCAGGTTTTACCAGAAAGCGAAGAAGAAAAGACATTAAATTTCCTTAAAAAAGGAATTGATTGGGTTTAA
- the dinB gene encoding DNA polymerase IV — protein sequence MEFADKHIIHMDQDAFFVSVEIKKNSSLAGHPVIIGGMSDRGVVASCSYEARKFGVHSAMPSRMARQLCPHAIFVKGSMDEYSKYSHQITELLQEKVPLLEKASIDEHYIDMTGMDKFFGCMKFAHELRQSVMDQIGLPISFGLSVNKTVSKMATNECKPDGELQVEKLAVQSFLNPLSIKKIPGLGDSTFLKLSEMGVRKIHTLTQIPQDLMFKILGQNGLSLWQKANGIDNSPVVPYREQKSIGKQTTFDSDSMDIAGMKIILMDMITKLAFELRQKQKLTACITVTIRYANFETVTHQAKIPYTSLDTTLIAKAKELFDKLYTKRMLLRLVGVKLSHLVSGNEQIGLYGPSEKIYNLYQSMDRMRSRYGVDTIKLATVLPSKGETKKLYRRH from the coding sequence ATGGAATTCGCCGATAAACATATCATACACATGGACCAAGATGCTTTTTTTGTTTCTGTAGAAATAAAGAAAAATAGCAGTTTGGCTGGACACCCCGTTATTATTGGTGGCATGTCTGATAGGGGCGTGGTGGCATCTTGTAGTTATGAAGCTCGTAAGTTTGGTGTGCATTCGGCAATGCCAAGTAGGATGGCTCGTCAGCTTTGCCCACACGCTATTTTTGTTAAAGGCAGCATGGACGAGTACAGTAAGTATTCGCATCAAATTACGGAGCTTTTACAAGAGAAAGTACCTTTGTTAGAAAAGGCCAGCATTGATGAGCATTATATAGACATGACCGGAATGGATAAGTTTTTTGGTTGTATGAAGTTTGCCCACGAACTGCGCCAATCGGTAATGGACCAAATTGGTTTGCCAATTTCCTTTGGATTGTCTGTTAATAAAACGGTATCTAAAATGGCAACCAACGAGTGTAAACCAGATGGGGAATTGCAAGTTGAAAAGTTAGCTGTACAATCATTTTTAAATCCGCTTTCCATTAAAAAGATACCAGGCTTAGGCGATTCTACTTTTTTGAAGCTCAGCGAAATGGGAGTTAGGAAAATTCATACATTAACTCAAATTCCGCAAGATTTAATGTTTAAGATATTAGGTCAGAATGGCTTAAGCCTATGGCAAAAGGCAAACGGAATAGATAATTCGCCTGTTGTGCCTTACAGAGAACAAAAATCCATAGGTAAACAAACTACGTTTGATAGCGATAGCATGGACATAGCGGGTATGAAAATCATTTTAATGGATATGATTACCAAGTTGGCTTTTGAGCTTCGGCAAAAACAGAAGTTAACCGCTTGTATTACGGTAACCATTCGTTACGCCAATTTTGAAACGGTTACACATCAGGCAAAAATTCCTTATACCTCATTAGATACCACGCTAATAGCTAAGGCAAAAGAACTCTTTGATAAACTTTACACTAAAAGAATGTTGTTGAGGTTGGTTGGTGTAAAATTATCTCATCTGGTAAGCGGAAATGAGCAAATTGGTTTATATGGACCTTCTGAAAAAATCTATAACCTATACCAAAGTATGGATAGAATGCGCTCTCGTTATGGTGTAGATACGATTAAGCTGGCAACGGTTTTGCCTAGTAAAGGAGAAACTAAAAAATTATACAGACGACATTAG